In a genomic window of Cyanobacteria bacterium FACHB-DQ100:
- the ppk2 gene encoding polyphosphate kinase 2, producing the protein MDRSNKKQHTTEAHKAKKLSSKVYETELSKLQAELVKMQYWIKHTGYRLVIIFEGRDAAGKGGTIKRISDPMNPRGCRVVALGTPSDREKTQWYFQRYVEHLPSAGEIVLFDRSWYNRAGVEHIMGFCTEVQYQEFMHSCPEFERMLVRSGIMLLKYWFSVSDEEQERRFQSRAIDPMRRWKLSPMDLESRDRWVEFSKAKDTMLAHTNIPEAPWFTVEADDKKRARLNCISHILSKVPYTDMTPEPIELTPRQAAPDDYVRPPINEQFFVPSIY; encoded by the coding sequence ATGGATCGATCGAATAAAAAACAACACACAACTGAGGCTCATAAAGCAAAAAAGCTCAGTTCAAAAGTTTATGAAACCGAACTTAGCAAGTTACAAGCCGAACTGGTGAAGATGCAGTATTGGATCAAGCACACCGGATATCGGCTGGTGATTATCTTTGAAGGGCGCGATGCGGCGGGTAAAGGGGGCACGATCAAACGCATTTCCGATCCGATGAATCCGCGTGGGTGTCGAGTGGTGGCGTTAGGAACGCCGTCCGATCGCGAAAAAACCCAATGGTATTTCCAGCGCTATGTAGAGCATTTACCGTCAGCAGGTGAGATTGTGCTATTTGATCGCAGTTGGTACAACCGCGCTGGGGTCGAGCACATCATGGGTTTTTGTACCGAAGTGCAGTATCAAGAGTTTATGCACTCCTGCCCAGAGTTTGAGCGAATGCTGGTGCGATCGGGGATTATGCTGCTGAAATACTGGTTTTCGGTGAGCGATGAGGAGCAAGAGCGGCGATTTCAATCGCGGGCAATTGATCCGATGCGGCGATGGAAATTGAGTCCGATGGATTTGGAGTCTCGCGATCGCTGGGTGGAATTTTCCAAAGCAAAAGATACAATGCTTGCTCACACAAATATTCCTGAAGCGCCCTGGTTCACGGTCGAAGCGGATGATAAAAAACGTGCTCGTCTCAACTGTATCAGTCATATTTTGAGCAAAGTTCCGTATACCGATATGACTCCTGAACCGATCGAGCTAACGCCGCGTCAGGCTGCTCCCGATGATTATGTTCGTCCCCCGATCAATGAACAATTCTTTGTGCCCTCGATTTATTGA
- a CDS encoding deoxyribodipyrimidine photo-lyase encodes MSDLILFWHRRDLRASDNLGLSKARERSPKVVGVFCLDPLILDRDDVAPARVKYLIGSLESLQERYAAAGSELLIIQADPKEGIPKLARSLNAKAVFLNQDVEPYGRDRDQAVVTALNESGIEVQRFWDQLLHSPEDIKSGTGSPYTVYSPFWKNWSSRSKASPVADLAGAEGLTDAEREQAAGIIPLPTVKELGYVWDNPLMLDPGEKAAKERLEEFCASAIYQYQEQRNFPAQPGTSLLSAALKFGVIGVRTVWAATVEAADHKGETDDIRVWRQEIAWREFYQHAMYHFPELAEGAYRPVLKTFPWDNNEKYFQAWCEGRTGYPIIDAAIRQMNETAWMHNRCRMITASFLTKDLFVDYRLGEKYFMQRLYDGDLSSNNGGWQWSTSSGMDPKPLRIFNPASQAKKFDAEAEYIREWLPELRSVDTENLLSGKISPEERDRAGYPRPIIDHNVQQRKFKERFAAQKAATGDGGGD; translated from the coding sequence ATGTCTGATTTGATTTTGTTTTGGCATCGTCGGGATCTTCGGGCTTCAGATAATTTGGGGCTGTCCAAGGCAAGAGAACGATCGCCAAAAGTCGTGGGCGTGTTTTGCCTTGATCCGTTGATTCTCGATCGCGATGATGTTGCGCCTGCCCGGGTGAAGTATCTGATCGGCAGTCTGGAATCTTTGCAGGAGCGGTATGCGGCGGCAGGGAGTGAATTACTGATTATCCAGGCTGATCCGAAGGAAGGGATTCCGAAACTGGCACGATCGCTGAATGCTAAAGCGGTGTTTTTGAATCAGGATGTCGAGCCGTATGGACGCGATCGCGATCAGGCAGTGGTCACTGCGCTGAATGAAAGTGGAATCGAAGTGCAGCGATTTTGGGATCAACTGCTCCATTCACCGGAAGACATCAAATCAGGAACAGGTTCGCCTTATACGGTTTATTCCCCGTTTTGGAAGAATTGGAGTAGTCGATCGAAAGCGTCTCCCGTTGCAGATTTGGCAGGGGCAGAAGGATTGACCGATGCCGAGCGGGAACAAGCAGCAGGGATCATTCCGCTTCCAACAGTAAAAGAACTGGGCTATGTCTGGGACAATCCCTTGATGCTTGATCCCGGCGAGAAGGCGGCAAAGGAGCGATTAGAAGAGTTCTGTGCTTCGGCGATCTATCAATATCAGGAACAGCGAAATTTTCCGGCTCAGCCTGGGACTTCGCTTTTAAGTGCGGCGCTCAAGTTTGGAGTGATTGGAGTCCGGACGGTTTGGGCGGCGACCGTGGAAGCGGCAGATCACAAGGGCGAAACCGATGATATTCGAGTTTGGCGGCAGGAGATTGCTTGGCGCGAGTTTTATCAACACGCAATGTATCATTTCCCTGAATTAGCCGAGGGTGCTTATCGTCCGGTGCTGAAGACGTTTCCCTGGGACAATAACGAAAAGTATTTTCAGGCTTGGTGCGAAGGGCGGACGGGATATCCGATTATCGATGCGGCGATACGGCAGATGAATGAAACCGCTTGGATGCACAATCGCTGTCGAATGATTACGGCAAGCTTTCTCACAAAAGATTTGTTCGTGGACTATCGCTTGGGTGAGAAGTATTTTATGCAGCGGTTGTATGATGGCGATTTGTCGTCGAATAACGGCGGGTGGCAGTGGAGTACATCGAGCGGCATGGATCCAAAACCGTTGAGAATCTTTAATCCGGCGAGTCAAGCGAAAAAGTTTGATGCGGAGGCGGAGTATATTCGCGAATGGTTGCCAGAGTTGCGGAGCGTTGACACTGAGAATTTGCTTTCGGGCAAGATTTCGCCGGAGGAGCGCGATCGAGCCGGATATCCCAGACCGATCATTGACCACAATGTTCAACAGCGCAAATTTAAGGAGCGGTTTGCCGCGCAGAAGGCAGCGACCGGAGATGGCGGCGGGGATTAG
- a CDS encoding Uma2 family endonuclease, whose product MVHPAFTEITDEELMQMSSKNPELRFERNADGSLVTMPPVGGISGDREASAISFLYVHVHGQELGNVFSSSTGFRLANTAIRSPGAAFVAKGRLPQNWKQQEDKFIAIAPDFVIEIRSKSDSLEALKAKMQEYIENGVRLGWLIDCKNKTPFVYRADGSITQYPESATLSGEDVVPGLSLALKILL is encoded by the coding sequence ATGGTACATCCTGCCTTTACTGAGATTACCGATGAAGAACTAATGCAAATGAGTTCCAAAAATCCTGAACTGCGATTTGAACGTAACGCAGATGGGAGTTTAGTCACGATGCCACCGGTTGGGGGAATTTCAGGAGATCGAGAAGCGTCTGCGATTAGCTTTCTCTACGTTCACGTTCATGGACAAGAATTAGGAAACGTTTTCAGTTCTAGCACTGGATTTCGATTGGCAAATACAGCAATCCGCTCTCCAGGTGCGGCATTTGTCGCGAAGGGTCGATTACCTCAAAATTGGAAACAGCAAGAAGACAAATTTATCGCGATCGCACCTGATTTTGTGATTGAAATTCGATCGAAATCCGACTCCCTCGAAGCGTTAAAAGCCAAAATGCAGGAGTACATCGAGAATGGGGTGCGCTTAGGATGGCTAATTGATTGTAAAAACAAAACCCCTTTTGTCTATCGCGCCGATGGTTCAATCACGCAATATCCTGAATCTGCAACTTTAAGCGGTGAAGATGTCGTTCCAGGACTTTCTTTAGCGCTGAAAATTCTGTTGTAG
- a CDS encoding NUDIX hydrolase: MSFGSEPPQLLKQRLLYKGRKFNFEVNSLRLPNKSEGDWECIRHPGGALVIPVTTDGKLVLVRQYRFAAKGRLYEFPAGTVEPGEDPLETVQREVQEETGYTSENWKKLGQFFLAPGYSDEIIYAFLATEATVVENPPAQDEDEDMETVLMTPQEVESAIYAGDIADSKSISSFLLARSLLLGS; encoded by the coding sequence ATGTCCTTCGGATCAGAACCTCCTCAACTCCTAAAGCAGCGCCTTTTGTACAAAGGACGCAAGTTTAACTTTGAAGTCAACAGTTTACGATTGCCGAATAAATCAGAGGGCGATTGGGAATGTATTCGTCATCCGGGCGGTGCATTGGTAATCCCAGTGACGACTGACGGCAAGCTTGTGCTGGTGCGGCAGTATCGATTTGCGGCAAAGGGACGATTGTATGAGTTTCCGGCAGGCACTGTTGAACCGGGAGAAGATCCGCTCGAAACGGTGCAGCGCGAGGTTCAGGAAGAAACAGGCTACACCTCGGAAAATTGGAAGAAGCTTGGACAATTCTTTTTAGCTCCGGGCTATTCGGATGAGATTATCTATGCGTTTTTGGCGACAGAAGCCACTGTGGTCGAGAATCCGCCTGCTCAAGATGAGGATGAAGACATGGAAACAGTGTTAATGACACCGCAGGAAGTCGAGAGTGCGATCTACGCTGGAGATATCGCGGATTCTAAGTCGATTTCTAGCTTCTTATTAGCGCGATCGTTGTTACTCGGTTCGTAG
- the folK gene encoding 2-amino-4-hydroxy-6-hydroxymethyldihydropteridine diphosphokinase → MKYAIALGSNLGDSRSILESALSRLEGVIARSSWYQTKAVTLPNSPSQPDYLNGCAILETDLEPLELLAKLQHIESEFGRIRQQKWDARTLDLDILLFEDGIFQTQMLNIPHPRMSDRAFVLVPLAEIAPDWQHPVLNRSILELARSIDASDVRKL, encoded by the coding sequence ATGAAATATGCGATCGCGCTCGGTAGCAATTTGGGAGATTCACGCTCGATTCTAGAATCTGCATTAAGTCGATTAGAGGGTGTGATTGCGCGATCGTCTTGGTATCAAACCAAAGCAGTGACGCTTCCCAACAGTCCGTCCCAGCCCGATTATCTCAATGGCTGTGCGATTCTTGAAACTGACTTAGAACCCCTAGAACTGCTCGCAAAGCTTCAGCACATTGAAAGCGAATTTGGGCGGATTCGGCAGCAGAAATGGGATGCTCGTACCCTTGACTTAGATATCCTTCTATTTGAAGATGGAATCTTTCAAACGCAAATGCTAAATATTCCGCATCCGCGTATGAGCGATCGGGCCTTTGTGCTGGTGCCTTTGGCTGAAATTGCTCCGGATTGGCAGCATCCAGTGTTGAATCGATCGATCTTGGAACTAGCGCGATCGATTGATGCGTCTGATGTGCGAAAGCTCTAA